In a single window of the Acidobacteriota bacterium genome:
- a CDS encoding nuclear transport factor 2 family protein, whose protein sequence is MKLLFPFAIITLMWAFCGLGDQPEGPATSNKPAESKPEKKAPDRNEVKTELTNLAREIAGAAKDGDVTFLAKITTDDFQLTDIDGKVQGKNKVLSEVKEERAIKSFEIFDEKLVSLDETTAVLSYTLKVTGKNGRTAKAQTTDTFVRSDDRWLLKSEQQTLVK, encoded by the coding sequence ATGAAACTCCTTTTCCCTTTTGCGATCATTACTTTGATGTGGGCTTTCTGCGGCCTTGGCGATCAGCCTGAAGGGCCTGCGACGAGTAACAAACCCGCGGAGAGCAAGCCTGAAAAGAAGGCACCTGACCGCAACGAAGTAAAGACCGAACTAACGAACCTTGCACGCGAGATCGCCGGTGCGGCAAAGGACGGCGATGTGACCTTTTTGGCAAAGATCACCACCGACGATTTTCAGCTCACGGATATCGACGGCAAGGTTCAGGGCAAGAACAAAGTGCTGTCTGAGGTGAAAGAGGAGCGTGCGATAAAATCGTTTGAGATCTTCGACGAAAAGCTCGTCAGCCTGGACGAAACAACCGCCGTTCTATCGTATACGCTGAAAGTGACGGGCAAGAACGGCAGGACCGCAAAGGCGCAGACCACCGATACGTTTGTGCGGAGCGACGACCGCTGGCTGCTCAAGAGCGAACAGCAGACGCTTGTGAAATAG